The DNA sequence ACCGTGCTACGTCCCGAACGGCGCCGGGGGGAGTGACGGAGGTCGGACCTCCGCCAGCTACCGATGATGTGGTGCCGGTCATCTCGGCAACCCGCCGAAGTGGCCCCCGGCATAAGGCCGTAGAACCAGGCGCAGGAGACAGATCTTGTTCATCCGGAAGCCGATTGCGGACATCTTCAGGTACCGCTCGTAGCGAGCAACCACATCCTCACCGACGAGGGCGTTGGCTTCCTCGCGACGGGCGCGAAGCCGCTGAGCCCACTGTTCGCAGGTCCAGGCGTAGTCGAGTCGGCCGTTGGCAACCGACTGCACCTCGAACAATCCGTCGGCCGCGCTGACTATCTCAGTCAACGTCGGGAGGTCGGCGTCGGGAAAGATCTCCTGTTGCATGAACGAATTGGCGTCGCTCCGGGACATGTTCGCGTAAGCGATGGTCTGCAGCGACAACGTCCCGTCACTGTTGAGCCAGGTGCGGCACCGGGAGAAGAACTCGCGGTATATCCCGATCTTCTCCGCGGGGGTGTCGTCTGGCCGAGCGAAATGTTCGAACGCACCGATGGAGATGATTCCGCCGAAACGGTCATCCGGCGCGAAGTCCATCCAGTTCTCGGTGCGCACTTCCACGCCGCGTAAGGCGAGCTCCCGAATGTGCCGAGTTTGCGTCGCACTCAACGTGAGGCCCACCGCACGTGTCGCGCCGTACTTCACCGACGCCTGCTCGAGTATCGCGCCCCATCCGCATCCCACATCGAGGATCGAACGCGCCGTGTCGGCCCGCACCG is a window from the Williamsia sp. DF01-3 genome containing:
- a CDS encoding class I SAM-dependent methyltransferase, with product MIARVDEIAGEERKSAATRAIRHHYDVGDDFYGLWLDPSLSYSCAMPTDAADTLDVAQQRKLRFHLEAVRADTARSILDVGCGWGAILEQASVKYGATRAVGLTLSATQTRHIRELALRGVEVRTENWMDFAPDDRFGGIISIGAFEHFARPDDTPAEKIGIYREFFSRCRTWLNSDGTLSLQTIAYANMSRSDANSFMQQEIFPDADLPTLTEIVSAADGLFEVQSVANGRLDYAWTCEQWAQRLRARREEANALVGEDVVARYERYLKMSAIGFRMNKICLLRLVLRPYAGGHFGGLPR